From Streptomyces sp. NBC_00370, a single genomic window includes:
- a CDS encoding DUF4177 domain-containing protein: MTKWEYATVPLLVHATKQILDTWGEDGWELVQVVPGPNNPEQLVAYLKREKSA; encoded by the coding sequence ATGACCAAGTGGGAATACGCGACCGTGCCCCTTCTCGTGCACGCGACCAAGCAGATTCTGGACACCTGGGGCGAGGACGGCTGGGAGCTCGTCCAGGTCGTTCCCGGGCCGAACAACCCCGAGCAGCTGGTGGCCTACCTGAAGCGGGAGAAGTCGGCATGA
- a CDS encoding RidA family protein, with protein sequence MSVSAAAGGALGAVESSIAKLGLSLPAVVPPLASYQPAVQTGLYVYTSGQLPMVDGKLPVTGKVGAEVTADEAKELARTCALNALAAVKSVTGDLDRIARVVKVVGYVASAADFTGQPAVVNGASELLGQVLGDKGVHARSAVGVAVLPLDAPVEVEILVELTEA encoded by the coding sequence ATGAGCGTGTCCGCCGCGGCCGGGGGCGCCCTGGGGGCCGTCGAGTCGTCCATCGCGAAGCTCGGACTGAGCCTGCCGGCGGTCGTACCGCCATTGGCGTCGTACCAGCCCGCCGTGCAGACCGGTCTGTACGTGTACACGTCCGGCCAGCTGCCGATGGTGGACGGCAAGCTTCCGGTCACCGGCAAGGTCGGCGCCGAAGTCACCGCCGACGAGGCCAAGGAACTCGCCCGCACCTGCGCGCTGAACGCGCTGGCGGCCGTGAAGTCCGTCACCGGCGACCTGGACCGCATCGCGCGCGTCGTGAAGGTCGTGGGGTACGTGGCGTCGGCGGCCGACTTCACGGGCCAGCCGGCCGTCGTGAACGGCGCGAGCGAGCTGCTGGGACAGGTCCTCGGCGACAAGGGCGTGCACGCGCGCAGCGCGGTGGGCGTGGCGGTGCTGCCGCTGGACGCGCCGGTCGAGGTCGAGATCCTGGTCGAGCTGACCGAGGCCTGA
- a CDS encoding NUDIX hydrolase yields MPNGQWYPPEWPDRIRALAAGELTPVTPRRAATVMLVRDDPGADGTGGLAVHMLRRQASMAFAAGAYVYPGGGVDPRDAPGPDDRPVGWAGPGRDVWARRLGVDAASAQAVVCAAVRETYEEAGVLLAGESPTTVVTDTTGDDWEADRAALVERKLSFAEFLHRRKLVLRSDLLGAWARWITPEFEPRRYDTWFFVATLPAGQRTRNASTEADRTVWIAPADALGAYEKGELLMMPPTVSTLRQLGRSATAAEALAAAETCDMTPVLAKARLEGDELVLSWPGHDEFTKRVGPAGPGGGAGAGSDGGPGADPGGPAGVDADVDAAHSEGESR; encoded by the coding sequence ATGCCCAATGGTCAGTGGTACCCGCCCGAATGGCCGGACCGGATCCGCGCCCTCGCCGCCGGCGAACTGACGCCGGTGACACCGCGCAGGGCCGCGACCGTGATGCTGGTACGCGACGATCCGGGCGCCGACGGTACGGGCGGTCTCGCCGTCCATATGCTGCGCCGCCAGGCGTCCATGGCGTTCGCCGCGGGCGCGTACGTCTATCCGGGTGGCGGGGTCGACCCCAGGGACGCCCCAGGCCCGGACGACCGGCCCGTCGGCTGGGCGGGGCCCGGCCGGGACGTCTGGGCACGGCGGCTCGGTGTCGACGCCGCCTCGGCGCAGGCCGTCGTGTGCGCCGCTGTCCGTGAGACGTACGAGGAAGCCGGCGTCCTGCTCGCGGGGGAGAGCCCCACGACCGTCGTCACCGACACCACGGGTGACGACTGGGAGGCGGACCGCGCGGCGCTGGTCGAGCGGAAGCTGTCCTTCGCCGAGTTCCTGCACCGGCGGAAGCTGGTGCTGCGCAGCGACCTGCTCGGCGCGTGGGCCCGCTGGATCACCCCGGAGTTCGAACCGCGCCGCTACGACACGTGGTTCTTCGTCGCCACCCTGCCGGCGGGCCAGCGCACCAGGAACGCGTCGACCGAGGCCGACCGTACGGTGTGGATCGCACCGGCCGACGCGCTCGGCGCGTACGAGAAGGGCGAGCTGCTGATGATGCCGCCGACCGTCTCGACCCTGCGGCAGCTCGGCCGCAGCGCGACGGCCGCGGAGGCGCTGGCGGCGGCGGAGACGTGCGACATGACGCCCGTGCTGGCCAAGGCGCGGCTGGAGGGCGACGAGCTGGTGCTGAGCTGGCCGGGCCACGACGAGTTCACCAAACGGGTCGGACCGGCGGGTCCGGGCGGTGGCGCGGGCGCGGGTTCGGACGGGGGCCCCGGTGCGGATCCGGGCGGTCCCGCCGGCGTTGACGCCGACGTTGACGCCGCACACAGCGAGGGGGAGTCCCGATGA
- a CDS encoding MBL fold metallo-hydrolase has protein sequence MTEAAALPGQPRGGVLSGPATARAVNVLAPNASPMTLDGTNTWIVAEPDSDLAVVIDPGPLDDLHLKAVMTAVERAGKRVGLTLLTHGHPDHAEGAARFAELTRTGVRALDPALRLGDEGLAAGDVISTGGLELRVVPAPGHTADSLCFHLPADRAVLTGDTVLGRGTTLVAHPDGRLGDYLDSLRRLRSLTVDDGVDTVLPGHGPVLDDARGAIEFYLAHRANRLAQVETAVENGHRTAADVVAHVYAGVDRSLWPAAELSVRAQLAYLREHGLIDVPDDY, from the coding sequence ATGACCGAGGCCGCAGCTCTTCCAGGTCAGCCGCGCGGCGGCGTGCTGTCCGGCCCCGCCACGGCGCGCGCGGTCAACGTACTCGCGCCCAACGCCTCGCCGATGACGCTCGACGGCACCAACACCTGGATCGTCGCCGAACCGGACTCCGACCTCGCTGTCGTCATCGACCCGGGCCCCTTGGACGACCTGCACCTCAAGGCGGTCATGACGGCGGTGGAGCGGGCGGGCAAGCGGGTCGGGCTGACCCTCCTCACCCACGGCCACCCGGACCACGCGGAGGGCGCCGCGCGCTTCGCCGAGCTGACCCGTACCGGCGTACGGGCCCTGGACCCGGCGCTGCGGCTCGGGGACGAGGGCCTGGCGGCCGGGGACGTGATCAGCACCGGCGGCCTTGAGCTGCGGGTCGTACCGGCGCCCGGCCACACCGCTGACTCGCTCTGCTTCCATCTGCCCGCCGACCGGGCGGTACTGACCGGCGACACCGTCCTCGGGCGCGGTACCACGCTGGTGGCGCACCCGGACGGCCGGCTCGGTGACTACCTCGACTCGCTGCGCCGGCTGCGCTCGCTCACGGTCGACGACGGCGTCGACACCGTCCTGCCGGGGCACGGCCCGGTGCTGGACGACGCGCGGGGCGCGATCGAGTTCTATCTCGCCCACCGGGCGAACCGTCTCGCGCAGGTCGAGACGGCCGTCGAGAACGGCCACCGGACAGCGGCCGACGTGGTCGCCCACGTGTACGCGGGCGTCGACAGGTCACTGTGGCCGGCGGCCGAGCTTTCGGTCCGGGCGCAACTGGCCTACCTGCGGGAACACGGCCTGATCGACGTGCCCGACGACTACTGA
- a CDS encoding Crp/Fnr family transcriptional regulator → MDDVLRRAPLFAALDDEQASELRASMGETTLARGDALFHEGDPGDRLYVVTEGKVKLHRTSPDGRENMLAVLGPGELIGELSLFDPGPRTATATALTEVKLLGLGHGDLQPWLNARPEVATALLRAVARRLRKTNDQMSDLVFSDVPGRVARALLDLSRRFGVQSEEGIHVVHDLTQEELAQLVGASRETVNKALADFAQRGWLRLEARAVILLDVERLAKRSR, encoded by the coding sequence GTGGACGACGTTCTGCGGCGTGCCCCGCTCTTCGCGGCGCTCGATGACGAGCAGGCTTCGGAGCTGCGCGCCTCGATGGGTGAGACGACGCTCGCCCGCGGCGACGCGCTGTTCCACGAAGGCGACCCCGGCGACCGCCTGTACGTGGTGACGGAGGGCAAGGTCAAGCTGCACCGCACCTCCCCCGACGGCCGCGAGAACATGCTGGCGGTCCTCGGCCCCGGCGAGCTGATCGGCGAGCTGTCGCTCTTCGACCCCGGCCCGCGTACGGCCACGGCGACGGCCCTCACCGAGGTCAAGCTCCTCGGTCTCGGCCACGGCGACCTCCAGCCCTGGCTGAACGCCCGCCCCGAGGTCGCGACGGCCCTGCTGCGCGCGGTGGCGCGCCGACTGCGCAAGACGAACGACCAGATGTCCGACCTCGTCTTCTCGGACGTCCCCGGCCGGGTGGCCAGGGCGCTCCTGGACCTGTCGCGCCGCTTCGGTGTGCAGTCCGAGGAGGGCATCCACGTCGTGCACGACCTGACGCAGGAAGAGCTGGCCCAGCTGGTCGGCGCCTCACGCGAGACGGTCAACAAGGCGCTCGCCGACTTCGCACAGCGCGGCTGGCTGCGGCTTGAGGCCCGCGCGGTGATCCTGCTGGACGTGGAACGCCTCGCGAAGCGCTCGCGCTGA
- the nth gene encoding endonuclease III, producing MTAQAKGAGRVSAEPNSAVGEQPSAKAKKAAKGPTKKAAKAATKQTKPESAKRTTAKPEPAKPASAKSGSAKPASAKPASAKPASKPESRLAMTRRARRINRELAEVYPYAHPELDFRSPFELLVATVLSAQTTDLRVNQTTPALFAAYPTPEDMAAAVPEELEQVIRPTGFFRAKAKSLIGLSTALRDRFDGEVPGRLADLVTLPGVGRKTANVVLGNAFGVPGLTVDTHFGRLVRRWKWTEQEDPEKVEAEIAEIFPKSEWTMLSHRIIFHGRRVCHSRKPACGACPIAHLCPSYGEGETDPEKAKKLLKYELGGQPGQRLNPPADYPGAPAPPLGGVTPGAA from the coding sequence ATGACAGCGCAGGCCAAGGGGGCTGGAAGAGTGTCAGCGGAGCCTAATTCCGCTGTGGGCGAACAGCCCTCGGCGAAAGCGAAAAAAGCCGCAAAAGGTCCAACGAAGAAAGCGGCCAAGGCAGCCACCAAGCAGACGAAGCCCGAGTCGGCCAAGCGAACAACGGCGAAACCCGAACCCGCGAAGCCCGCATCTGCCAAGTCCGGATCTGCCAAGCCCGCATCTGCCAAGCCCGCATCCGCGAAGCCCGCGTCCAAGCCGGAGTCGCGGCTGGCGATGACCCGCAGGGCCCGGCGGATCAACCGTGAGCTGGCCGAGGTGTATCCCTACGCCCATCCGGAGCTGGACTTCCGCAGTCCGTTCGAGCTCCTGGTCGCCACGGTGCTGTCCGCGCAGACCACCGACCTGCGGGTCAATCAGACGACGCCCGCGCTGTTCGCCGCGTATCCGACCCCGGAGGACATGGCGGCGGCGGTCCCGGAGGAGCTGGAGCAGGTCATCCGGCCGACGGGCTTCTTCCGCGCCAAGGCCAAGTCGCTGATCGGGCTGTCCACGGCCCTGCGCGACCGGTTCGACGGCGAGGTGCCCGGCCGTCTCGCGGATCTGGTGACGCTGCCCGGCGTGGGCCGCAAGACGGCCAATGTGGTGCTGGGCAATGCGTTCGGCGTCCCCGGGCTCACGGTCGACACCCACTTCGGGCGGCTCGTCCGCCGCTGGAAGTGGACCGAGCAGGAGGATCCGGAGAAGGTCGAGGCGGAGATCGCGGAGATCTTTCCGAAGAGCGAGTGGACGATGCTCTCGCACCGGATCATCTTCCACGGCCGCCGGGTCTGCCATTCCCGTAAGCCCGCCTGCGGCGCCTGCCCGATCGCGCACCTGTGCCCCTCGTACGGCGAGGGCGAGACCGATCCGGAGAAGGCGAAGAAGCTGCTCAAGTACGAGCTGGGCGGCCAGCCGGGCCAGCGGCTCAACCCGCCGGCGGACTACCCGGGAGCACCGGCCCCGCCGCTCGGCGGCGTGACCCCCGGCGCGGCGTAA
- a CDS encoding NUDIX hydrolase, giving the protein MPMTHAEEIVQEGHQVGYPEQYADPARAADVADTASAAAVAVTTDGLPDWLRPVERAARTVGAEQLSRFLPPKSGDGRQSAVLILFGEGERGPELLLMERAGNLRSHPGQPAFPGGSLDPEDGDPATTGPLRAALREAEEETGLDPSGVQVFGVLPKLYIPVSSFVVTPVLGWWRTPTPVDAVDLGETARVFTVPVADLTDPANRATAVHPSGHSGPAFLVESAMVWGFTAGVIDRILHFAGWERPWDQDRQVPLDWRA; this is encoded by the coding sequence GTGCCGATGACGCACGCTGAAGAGATCGTTCAAGAGGGTCACCAAGTGGGCTATCCGGAGCAGTACGCCGACCCGGCGAGAGCCGCCGATGTCGCCGATACGGCCAGTGCCGCCGCTGTCGCCGTCACGACCGACGGGCTGCCGGACTGGCTCCGCCCGGTCGAGCGCGCCGCACGCACGGTGGGGGCGGAGCAGCTCAGCCGTTTCCTGCCGCCGAAGAGCGGCGACGGGCGGCAGTCCGCCGTGCTCATCCTCTTCGGGGAGGGCGAGCGCGGTCCCGAGCTGCTGCTGATGGAGCGGGCCGGCAATCTGCGCTCGCATCCGGGGCAGCCGGCGTTCCCCGGCGGTTCTCTCGACCCGGAGGACGGCGACCCGGCCACCACGGGACCGCTGCGGGCGGCCCTGCGCGAAGCCGAGGAGGAGACCGGGCTCGACCCGTCGGGCGTCCAGGTCTTCGGTGTGCTGCCCAAGCTCTACATTCCGGTGAGCAGTTTCGTCGTCACGCCCGTACTGGGCTGGTGGCGCACCCCGACCCCGGTCGACGCGGTCGACCTGGGCGAGACCGCGCGGGTCTTCACCGTCCCCGTGGCGGATCTCACCGACCCGGCCAACCGCGCGACCGCCGTGCACCCCAGCGGGCACAGCGGCCCCGCGTTCCTTGTCGAGTCCGCGATGGTCTGGGGCTTCACCGCGGGCGTGATCGACCGGATTCTCCACTTCGCGGGCTGGGAGCGCCCGTGGGACCAGGACCGGCAGGTCCCACTCGATTGGCGCGCATGA
- a CDS encoding MarP family serine protease — translation MNVLDILLLLAAVWFAIVGYRQGFVVGILSVVGFLGGGLVAVYLLPVVWDQITQDAEVSTTAAVVAVVIVIVCASVGQAFTTHLGNRLRRFITWSPARALDATGGALVNVLAMLLVAWLIGSALAGTSLPTLGKEVRSSKVLLGVSRVMPNQASTWFTDFSSVLAQNGFPQVFSPFANEPINQVEPPDPALAGSPVAARAQRSIVKVVGTASGCGKVLEGSGFVFADRRVMTNAHVVGGVDEPTVQIGGQGRLYDAKVVLYDWQRDIAVLDVPGLDVTPLKFSDKDASSGDSAIVAGFPENGGYDVRSARVRGRIDANGPDIYHRGTVRRDVYSLFATVRQGNSGGPLLTPDGKVYGVIFARSLDDAQTGYALTADEIRPDITLGRNANQEVDTQDCAL, via the coding sequence GTGAACGTGCTGGACATCCTGCTGCTGCTCGCCGCCGTGTGGTTCGCGATCGTCGGCTACCGCCAGGGCTTCGTCGTCGGCATCCTGTCGGTGGTCGGTTTCCTCGGCGGCGGTCTCGTCGCCGTCTATCTGCTCCCCGTGGTCTGGGACCAGATCACGCAGGACGCCGAAGTCTCCACGACGGCCGCCGTCGTGGCCGTTGTGATCGTGATCGTCTGCGCCTCCGTCGGCCAGGCGTTCACCACCCACCTCGGCAACCGGCTGCGCCGCTTCATCACCTGGTCACCGGCGCGCGCCCTGGACGCGACGGGCGGCGCGCTGGTCAACGTGCTCGCCATGCTGCTGGTGGCGTGGCTGATCGGCTCGGCCCTCGCCGGTACGTCCCTGCCGACGCTGGGCAAGGAGGTCCGTAGCTCCAAGGTGCTCCTGGGCGTCTCCCGGGTGATGCCCAATCAGGCGTCGACGTGGTTCACCGACTTCTCGTCCGTCCTCGCCCAGAACGGCTTCCCGCAGGTCTTCAGCCCGTTCGCGAACGAGCCGATCAACCAGGTCGAGCCGCCGGACCCGGCGCTCGCCGGCAGCCCGGTCGCCGCGCGTGCCCAGCGCTCGATCGTCAAGGTCGTCGGCACGGCGTCCGGCTGCGGCAAGGTGCTCGAAGGCTCGGGCTTCGTCTTCGCCGACCGCAGGGTGATGACCAACGCGCATGTGGTCGGCGGCGTGGACGAGCCCACCGTCCAGATCGGCGGCCAGGGCCGGCTGTACGACGCGAAGGTCGTCCTGTACGACTGGCAGCGCGACATCGCCGTACTCGACGTGCCGGGTCTGGACGTGACCCCGCTCAAGTTCAGCGACAAGGACGCGAGCAGCGGCGACAGCGCGATCGTCGCCGGCTTCCCGGAGAACGGCGGCTACGACGTACGCTCGGCGCGCGTCCGCGGCCGTATCGACGCCAACGGGCCGGACATCTACCACCGCGGCACGGTACGGCGCGACGTGTACTCGCTCTTCGCGACCGTCCGGCAGGGAAACTCCGGCGGCCCGCTGCTCACGCCTGACGGCAAGGTGTACGGCGTGATCTTCGCCAGGTCACTGGACGACGCGCAGACCGGTTACGCCCTCACGGCGGACGAGATCCGCCCGGACATCACGCTCGGGCGCAACGCCAACCAAGAGGTCGACACCCAGGACTGCGCGCTGTAA
- a CDS encoding alpha/beta fold hydrolase produces the protein MTAPVTGSGATVASAVRLDGPWTHRDVAANGARFHIAEMGDGPLVLLLHGFPQFWWTWRHQLPALADAGYRAVAMDLRGVGGSDRTPRGYDPANLALDITGVIRSLGEPDAALVGHDLGGYLAWTAAVMRPKLVRRLVVSSMPHPRRWRSSMLSDVAQSRAGSYIWGFQRPWLPERQLVADNAALVGELIRDWTGPGLPDDKAIEVYRRAMTIPSTAHCSIEPYRWMVRSLARPDGIQFNRRMKRPVRVPTLQLHGALDPAVRTRSTAGSAEYVEAPYRWRLFEGLGHFPHEEDPVAFSTELINWLKDPEPDR, from the coding sequence ATGACCGCCCCTGTTACAGGCTCTGGTGCGACGGTTGCCTCCGCGGTACGCCTCGACGGCCCCTGGACCCATCGCGACGTGGCGGCCAACGGTGCCCGCTTCCACATCGCCGAGATGGGCGACGGACCGCTGGTGCTGCTGCTGCACGGCTTCCCGCAGTTCTGGTGGACCTGGCGCCACCAGCTCCCCGCCCTCGCGGACGCCGGCTACCGCGCCGTGGCCATGGACCTCCGGGGTGTCGGCGGCAGCGACCGTACGCCCCGGGGGTACGACCCGGCGAACCTGGCGCTCGACATCACCGGCGTGATCCGCTCGCTGGGTGAGCCTGACGCCGCGCTCGTCGGCCATGACCTGGGCGGATATCTCGCCTGGACGGCCGCGGTGATGCGGCCCAAGCTGGTGCGCCGCCTCGTGGTGTCCTCAATGCCGCACCCGCGCCGCTGGCGCAGCTCGATGCTCTCCGACGTGGCGCAGAGCCGCGCCGGCTCGTACATCTGGGGCTTCCAGCGGCCGTGGCTGCCGGAGCGTCAGCTCGTCGCGGACAACGCGGCGCTGGTCGGTGAGCTGATCCGGGACTGGACGGGTCCCGGGCTGCCCGACGACAAGGCGATCGAGGTCTACCGGCGGGCGATGACGATCCCGTCGACCGCGCACTGCTCGATCGAGCCGTACCGCTGGATGGTGCGGTCGCTGGCGCGTCCTGACGGCATCCAGTTCAACCGGCGGATGAAGCGGCCGGTACGGGTGCCGACGCTCCAGCTGCACGGGGCGCTCGACCCGGCGGTGCGCACGCGCAGCACGGCGGGCTCGGCCGAGTACGTCGAGGCGCCGTACCGCTGGCGCCTCTTCGAGGGGCTCGGGCACTTCCCGCACGAGGAGGACCCGGTGGCGTTCTCGACGGAGCTGATCAACTGGCTCAAGGACCCCGAACCGGACCGCTGA
- a CDS encoding phage holin family protein — MSDPGKHVADAVLTGTAVPAVSADRSLGQLVAGATAEMSELMHDEIALAKAELRQDVKRGVMGGAAGGIAAVFALFSLPVLSFAAAYGIHNLGLGLAWSFLIVGGAFLLLAGVLGGLAMLKFKKIKPPEKTITSAKETAAVLQNAKPHPREALESGKTVARSSA; from the coding sequence ATGAGCGACCCCGGCAAGCATGTTGCCGATGCGGTATTGACCGGCACCGCCGTCCCAGCCGTCAGTGCCGACCGTAGCCTCGGTCAGCTGGTCGCCGGCGCGACCGCCGAGATGTCCGAACTGATGCACGACGAGATCGCCCTCGCCAAGGCCGAGCTGCGCCAGGACGTGAAGCGCGGCGTGATGGGCGGGGCCGCGGGCGGTATCGCAGCTGTGTTCGCCCTGTTCTCGCTCCCCGTGCTGAGCTTCGCCGCCGCGTACGGGATCCACAACCTCGGCCTGGGCCTGGCCTGGTCGTTCCTGATCGTGGGCGGCGCGTTTCTGCTGCTGGCCGGGGTGCTCGGCGGCCTCGCCATGCTGAAGTTCAAGAAGATCAAGCCGCCCGAGAAGACCATCACCTCCGCCAAGGAGACGGCCGCCGTTCTGCAGAACGCGAAGCCGCACCCCCGTGAGGCTCTGGAGAGCGGCAAGACTGTGGCACGCTCGTCTGCATGA
- the acs gene encoding acetate--CoA ligase, translated as MSNESLANLLKEERRFAPPAELAAHANVTAAAYEQAAADRLGFWAEQARRLTWATEPTETLDWSNPPFAKWFADGELNVAYNCVDRHVEAGHGDRIAINFEGEPGDSRTITYAELKDEVSRAANALVELGVRKGDRVAVYLPMIPEAVISMLACARIGAPHSVVFGGFSADAVASRIQDADAKLVITADGGFRRGKPTSLKPAIDDAVARCPQVAHVLVVRRTGQDTAFDDSRDVWWHDIVARQSAEHTPEPVDAEHPLFILYTSGTTGKPKGILHTSGGYLTQAAYTHHAVFDLKPETDVYWCTADVGWVTGHSYIVYGPLANGATQVMYEGTPDTPHQGRFWEIVQKYGVTILYAAPTAIRTFMKWGDDIPAKFDLSSLRVLGSVGEPINPEAWIWYRQNIGGGKAPIVDTWWQTETGAMMISPLPGVTHTKPGSAQRALPGISATVVDDEANEVPDGGGGYLVLTEPWPSMLRTIWGDDQRFLDTYWSRFEGKYFAGDGAKKDDDGDIWLLGRVDDVMLISGHNISTTEVESALVSHPKIAEAAVVGANDETTGQAIVAFVILRGTASVDDGLVAELRNHVGTVLGPIAKPKRILPVQELPKTRSGKIMRRLLRDVAENRALGDVTTLTDSSVMELIQSQLPGATSED; from the coding sequence GTGAGCAATGAAAGCCTGGCCAACCTGCTCAAAGAAGAGCGACGGTTCGCGCCGCCCGCCGAGCTCGCCGCGCACGCGAACGTGACTGCGGCGGCCTACGAGCAGGCAGCGGCGGACAGGCTCGGCTTCTGGGCCGAGCAGGCGAGGCGGCTCACCTGGGCCACCGAGCCCACCGAGACGCTGGACTGGTCGAACCCGCCGTTCGCCAAGTGGTTCGCCGACGGTGAGCTCAACGTCGCGTACAACTGCGTCGACCGCCATGTGGAGGCGGGCCACGGCGACCGGATCGCCATCAACTTCGAGGGCGAGCCGGGCGACAGCCGCACCATCACCTACGCCGAGCTCAAGGACGAGGTGTCCCGGGCGGCGAACGCGCTCGTCGAGCTCGGGGTGCGCAAGGGCGACCGCGTCGCCGTCTATCTGCCGATGATCCCCGAGGCCGTCATCTCCATGCTGGCGTGCGCCCGGATCGGTGCCCCGCACTCCGTGGTCTTCGGCGGCTTCTCCGCCGACGCCGTCGCCTCCCGTATCCAGGACGCCGACGCCAAACTGGTCATCACCGCCGACGGCGGCTTCCGCCGCGGCAAGCCGACCTCGCTCAAACCCGCGATCGACGACGCCGTTGCGCGCTGTCCGCAGGTCGCGCATGTGCTGGTCGTCCGGCGTACGGGCCAGGACACCGCCTTCGACGACAGCCGGGACGTCTGGTGGCACGACATCGTCGCCCGCCAGTCCGCCGAGCACACCCCGGAGCCGGTGGACGCCGAACACCCGCTGTTCATCCTCTACACGTCGGGTACGACGGGTAAGCCCAAGGGCATCCTGCACACCTCCGGCGGCTATCTCACCCAGGCCGCCTACACGCACCACGCGGTCTTCGACCTCAAGCCGGAGACCGACGTCTACTGGTGCACGGCCGACGTCGGCTGGGTGACCGGCCACTCGTACATCGTGTACGGGCCGCTGGCCAACGGCGCGACGCAGGTCATGTACGAGGGCACCCCCGACACCCCGCACCAGGGCCGGTTCTGGGAGATCGTCCAGAAGTACGGCGTCACGATCCTCTACGCGGCGCCCACCGCGATCCGTACGTTCATGAAGTGGGGCGACGACATCCCCGCCAAGTTCGACCTGTCGTCCCTGCGGGTCCTCGGCTCGGTCGGCGAGCCGATCAACCCCGAGGCCTGGATCTGGTACCGGCAGAACATCGGCGGCGGCAAGGCCCCGATCGTGGACACGTGGTGGCAGACCGAGACCGGCGCCATGATGATCTCCCCGCTCCCCGGCGTCACGCACACCAAGCCGGGCTCGGCGCAGCGCGCGCTGCCGGGCATCTCCGCCACGGTCGTGGACGACGAGGCGAACGAGGTCCCGGACGGCGGTGGCGGTTATCTCGTCCTGACCGAGCCGTGGCCTTCGATGCTCCGCACGATCTGGGGCGACGACCAGCGGTTCCTCGACACGTACTGGTCGCGTTTCGAGGGCAAGTACTTCGCCGGTGACGGCGCCAAGAAGGACGACGACGGCGACATCTGGCTGCTCGGCCGGGTGGACGACGTGATGCTGATCTCGGGTCACAACATCTCCACCACCGAGGTCGAGTCCGCGCTCGTCTCGCACCCGAAGATCGCCGAGGCGGCCGTGGTCGGTGCCAACGACGAGACGACGGGCCAGGCCATTGTCGCGTTCGTCATCCTGCGCGGCACGGCGTCCGTGGACGACGGGCTCGTCGCCGAACTGCGTAACCACGTGGGCACGGTCCTCGGCCCGATCGCCAAGCCCAAGCGGATCCTGCCGGTCCAGGAGCTGCCCAAGACCCGCTCCGGCAAGATCATGCGCCGGCTCCTGCGGGACGTCGCGGAGAACCGCGCGCTGGGCGATGTCACCACGCTCACCGACTCGTCCGTCATGGAACTGATCCAGAGCCAGCTCCCGGGCGCCACCAGCGAGGACTGA